Within the Candidatus Zixiibacteriota bacterium genome, the region CAAACTTTACCTCGATCTGCGGGATTCCGCGCGGGGCCGGCGGGATGCCGACCAGGTCGAATCGGCCGAGCGTGCGGTTGTCCTGCGCCATGGGCCGCTCGCCCTGCAGGACATGGATCGACACGGCGGTCTGGCTATCCTCGGCGGTCGAGAAGATCTGCGCCTTGCTCGTCGGAATCGTCGTGTTCCGCTCGATCAGCCGGGTCATGACGCCGCCGAGGGTCTCGATTCCGAGCGAGAGCGGCGTGACGTCGAGCAGGACGATGTCCTTCTCGCTCATCTCGCCGCCGAGAATTCCGCCCTGGATCGCGGCCCCGAGCGCCACCACTTCGTCGGGGTTGACGCCCTTGTGCGGCTCGCGCCCGAAAAGCTCCTTCACGAGCGCCACGATGCGCGGCATGCGCGTCATCCCCCCGACGAGGATCACTTCGTCGATGTCCGAGAACGAGAGCTTGGCGTCCTGCACCGCCCGCCGGCACGGTTCGACCGTCCGCTGCGTGAGCTGGTCGGTCAACTGCTCAAGCTTCGCCCGCGACAGCGTCAGGTCGAGGTGCTTCGGGCCGTTCTGGTCGGCCGTGATGAACGGCAGGTTGATGTTCGTCTGCATGGTCGACGAGAGCTCGATCTTCGCCTTCTCGGCCGCCTCTTTCAGCCGCTGGAGAGCCATGCGGTCCTTGCGCAGGTCGATTCCGTTTTGCCGGCGGAACTCGTCGGCCAGCCAGTCGATCACGGCCTGGTCGAAATCGTCGCCGCCCAGGTGGGTGTCGCCGTTGGTGGCGCGCACCTCGAACACCCCGTCGCCGATCTCAAGGATCGAGATGTCGAAGGTGCCGCCGCCCAGGTCGTAGACCGCAATCTTCTGGTTCTTGTTCTTCTGGAGCCCGTAGGCGAGCGAGGCCGCGGTCGGCTCGTTGATGATGCGCAGGACCTCCAGCCCGGCGATCCTGCCCGCATCCTTGGTCGCCTGCCGCTGCGAATCGTTGAAATAGGCCGGCACGGTGATCACCGCCTGCGTGACCTCGTGGCCGAGGTAGTTCTCCGCCGCCTGCTTGAGCGACCGAAGGATCATCGCCGAGATCTCCGGCGGCGTGTAGCGGCTGCCGGCTGCCTCCACCTGCACCATGCCTTCGGCGCTGGCGACGATCTTGTACGGCACCAGCTTCTCTTCCGACTGCACCTCGCTGATCCGGCGGCCCATGAAGCGCTTGATCGACGAGATCGTGTTCTCCGGATTGGTGACCGCCTGGCGTTTCGCCGGCGCGCCCACCAGCCGCTCGCCGTCGCGGGTGAAGGCCACCACCGACGGGGTGATGCGAGACCCTTCCTGGTTGGGGATGACTGCCGGCTCGTGGCCCTCGAGGACCGCGACCACCGAATTGGTCGTTCCCAGGTCGATGCCGATTACTTTGCCCATGCTGCCAAAACTCCTTCCCTCACTATCTCACTCAATTCTCTTTCCCTTCGTCGGGCGCCTCCGGCGCTCCCGTGCTGACGCCCACTTTCGCGTACCGCAGCACCCGCTCCCCCCGCCGGTAGCCCCGGCTCACTTCCACCGCGACGGTCCCCGCCGGGTGCTCGGCCGACGGCACCCGCAGGAGCGCCTCGTGCACGTTGGGGTCGAACGGCCGCCCCACCGCCTCGATCGGTGTGACGTCGTAGCGCGCCAACAGCTCGGTCATCTGACCGTAGATCAGTTCCGTGCCCTGCCGGTAGGCGTCCATGTTCCCCTCGCCGGCGGCCGCGTCGAGCGCCCGGCGGAAATTGTCCACGATGTCGAGGAGGTCCGACAGGACGCGGTCGGCGGCCGTCTTCACCAGTTCGTCGTACTGGCGCGCCTGCCGTTTGCGGTAGTTGTCGAAATCGGCCGCCGTCCGCAGCAGGCGGTCCTCCAGCTCGGCGATCCGTCGCCGGAGCTGCTCCTCTTCCGGGATCTCCCCTGGCGGCGGGCCCGGTTCGGCGTCGCCGTTTTCTACGCCGGCCGCCGGAGGCGCCTCCCCTGATCCGCTGCGCTCGACACTTTCGCACGGCTGCCCTCCCGGCGCCACCGGGTCTTCCGGCTCGATATCCTTCTTACGCATCCTTCGATTCTCCCTCTTTGCTGCTCATGCCCGAGAGCACCTCGGTGATCGCGCGCGCCGTGTAGTCGACGATCGACACCAGCTTCCCGTACTCCATGCGCGTCGGCCCGATTATGCCGATGGTCCCGGCAATACTCCCGACTTTGTATGACGACGTCACCAGGGAGCAGTTCAGAATCTCATCAAACTTGTTCTCCCGCCCGATGGTGATGAACAGCCCTTCTTCGTAGGCGCTGCTGAGAAACTCCTTGAGCGTACGGTTGTCCTCGAGCAGGCGGACAATGCGCGTGATGCGGTCGATCTCGGAGAATTCGGGCTGGCTGAGCAGCCGCTCGACTCCGGCGAGGTGGATCGCCCCCGCCGGATCATCCGCCCAGATGCGGTCCCGCGAATCGATGATGAGCTTGACCAGGCGCCCCGACCCGGTGTGGTCGGCCAGCCGCTTGCTGATCGTGGTGCGAATCTCCCCCAGCGACAGCCCGGCGAGCCGCTCGTTGAGCACCTGCTCCACCTCGCGGAGCGAGGCTTCGTCGATGCTCGTTTCGACCTCGACAATCACGCTGCGGGCCAGCCCCGATTCGACCACCACGACCGCCATGATCCGACCCTGCGACAGCGAAATCAACTCGATCCGGCGCAACACCCCCCGGTCAAAGCGCGGCGCGATCGACACTCCGAGCTGATTGGTGATATCGCTCAGCACCCGGCAGGTCTGCCCCAGGATATCATCCAACCCCCGTCCGTGGCTCACGATCACATCCTTGATCCGCTCCTTCTCCGACTCCGTGAGATCCTCCGGCTTCAGGAGGTAGTCCACGTACACCCGGTACCCCAGGTCGGTGGGGATTCGCCCGGCCGAGGTGTGCGGCTGACGCACCAGCCCCAGCTCCTCAAGATCCTGAAGCGTGTTGCGGATCGTCGCCGAAGACACTCCCATCCGGAACTTGTGGGCGATCACCCGCGACCCGACCGGATCTGCCGAACGGATGTAGTGCTCGATCAGATTCGACAGAACCTGCTTTTCGCGCTCTGTTAAATTCTCAAATGCCATAACAGCTTAGTGTTTACCCACCGGGGGCTCCTGCCATTTTGGCAGCATACCTGTCAGACCGCTAACAAATGTATACGATTTATAACGCAAGTCAAGCCCAAATGATTCCGGCGATCACAACTTCTCACGTTCAACTCGCCCCGAACCGGCCCCCAAAAAAGAAAGCCGGGCTGTTCGTCCGGCTCCATCTTCGGTCCCCTCACTTCACTGCCCGATTACTACTTCCCGTCCTTCTTGTCCGTGGCCTTCTTCGGCTCGACCTTCTTGACTGAGTCCGCCTTCTTCGAACCGTCCGCTTTCTTGCTCTCCGCTTGTTTGGCCGAGACCGACTGCGCCTTCGCTCTGGCGGCCTGCGATTCCGCCACCGCCTTGTTCTTCAGGTTCTCCCGGCGGTCATCGATCCCATTTCCATTTTCATCGACGAAGGTGTCGAACTGCTTGGTCGCCGGCTTCTTCGCCGCCGCCGGATCTTTTTTGACGGGAGCGTCCTTCTTCACCGCACCGGCCTTCGTCTCGGTCTTGGCCTTGTCGTCCTTGCTCTTCTTCTCGACCGCCCCGGCGTTTCCGCCGAGCGAGAAGAGGAGACCGGCGCACACCAGGGAAATGAATATCCGCTTGATCATTTTCTCAACTCCCTCCGGTCGACTCCCCGGGGTAGAAGCCCCGGGGAGTCTCCGTCAGTCTGCCTTTTACCGGCCGCCTTTTCCTTTGCCTCCGCCGCCCCCGCTCTTCACTGTCCCGCTGCCGCCCGAACTCTTTCCGGAGGGACTTGATCCGCCCGAAGGTTTGCTCGGCGGGGCGACGGTTGCGCCCTTCCCCTTGGAGGAGCCGCCGTCGGACGGCTTGTACGAGGGTCGCGACCCGCTCGATCCTTTGGATCGGCCCTGGTTCACTTCGACCTCGCGCCGCTGCGCATTTTCCTTAAAGCCGGAGCGGCCCGCATCCGAACCGGACTTCCGCTGGTAGTATTCGGAGCTGGTGCGCTCGCGTTCCTGCGTGACGGCTCCGCCCTGATTCTTGCTCTCCGTCTGCCCGTCCTTGCCGACTACCACGTCCCGCTTGCCTGAGGCATACCCGCTCCCGGGCCCCTGGTAGCCGTCCGACGGCTTGGTGCTGCGCCCCTCGGAGCCGGCGGTGAACTTCTTGGAAGACCGGCTGTAGGACGACTCCGCCCAATCCGGGACGAGCCCGGCCGTTTCGAACCCGCGGTCGGTCTTGACCAAATTGGTCGCCCCCCGCACGTGCGTCTTCGGACCGATCGCCACCTTCTCCACTGTGCGTTCGCCCGACGGCCGCTGCACGGCCACCTCTTCTGTACGCACACCCTTGGCGCTCGCGATCTGCTTGGTCCGCGCGACATAATCCGGGTAACCGTTCTTCACCGGGTCACGGTAGCCGGCCACCACCACTTCGCGGTACTTCGACTTCACGTGGGGCGCCGGGCGGATATGGTGATGGTCGAGCACCAGCGTGTGGTAGCGCGACACATGGATATCCGACTCCCAGCAGTACCCCCAGTGGTCGATGACGGTGATCGTGTGCCATCCGACGTACACCCGCGGCAGGTACAGCGGCGTGCAGCCCCAGTAAATGCCGTTGATGTACACGGTCGCGCCGAACGGGTAGTCGATATAGACGTTGCCCGCCAGCGTCCACGGATGGTACACGGGGTAGTAAACCGGCTGGAAATAGTACTCCTCCCACTCGTTGACGTGAATGGCCGTGCGGTCGTAGGCGAAGCGCTGCCCGCCGTAGCCCACGAAATACCGGTCATTCAGATAATCCATGTACGCCATGCGGTCGTCCCCTTCCGCCATGATGCCCGACACCGGGTACCAGTCGGGGATAGGGAACGGCTCGCGCGACGCGACAATCTGGATATTCTCGACTCCCTCGGGACCCGAGACCACGAGGTCATAGTCGGCCTGGGACGCGGGCAGCCGGTGTGTCACCCCCCCTTGGACGAAGTTGTCCTCGTTCGGCCCGGCCGGGAACAGGAGGTTCACCCGTCCCCGCGAGTCGATGCTGTAGATCGCCACAAAGGCGTCCCGGTTGGCCCGGAAATTCAGCACGATCCGATCCCCCTCATAGTACTCGCCGTCGTGATGGTTCGGCCAGATCTCGACCCCGAGGTAGCGGTCGATCTGCGCCTGGTCCCCGTACTCATACCCATAGTCGTAGGTATCGTCGCGGTCGACGCGTACGATGCTCTGCTGCTGCGACAGCGCTGCCGGCGCCGCCAGGGCCAGCGCCGCGAGCGCCATCACTGTCAGTCTGGTCACCTGCCGCAACATCGTCTATCACCTCTTTCCGATTCGTGTTCTCACTCAGTCTATTACATGGCGGGACGTCCCGCCGTCATCTCCGTCGCTCCGCCGTGGGGCGCAATCAACTCCGGGTTGTTCACCTGCGGCTGCCATGCCCACTGGAACATCACCGTCCCCGTGACCCCATCCACGCTGATCACCCGCAGCTTGGCGAAATGCTCGTCATCCGTCCAGATGATGTAGGTGTGTCCAATGATGATCTCCGCCCAGCCGAGGTTCGACCAGCCGTCGGTCGGCGCCCAGCCGATCACATCCCAACTCCCCGTGAACCCCATGTCCTGAATGTCCGTGTAGCGCGTGCCGAGGGTGTCGCCCGCATTCAGATAGAGGATACCGTCAAAAGAGTCAATCCAGACGTCGGCCGAGGGGCTTCCGGCC harbors:
- the dnaK gene encoding molecular chaperone DnaK; this translates as MGKVIGIDLGTTNSVVAVLEGHEPAVIPNQEGSRITPSVVAFTRDGERLVGAPAKRQAVTNPENTISSIKRFMGRRISEVQSEEKLVPYKIVASAEGMVQVEAAGSRYTPPEISAMILRSLKQAAENYLGHEVTQAVITVPAYFNDSQRQATKDAGRIAGLEVLRIINEPTAASLAYGLQKNKNQKIAVYDLGGGTFDISILEIGDGVFEVRATNGDTHLGGDDFDQAVIDWLADEFRRQNGIDLRKDRMALQRLKEAAEKAKIELSSTMQTNINLPFITADQNGPKHLDLTLSRAKLEQLTDQLTQRTVEPCRRAVQDAKLSFSDIDEVILVGGMTRMPRIVALVKELFGREPHKGVNPDEVVALGAAIQGGILGGEMSEKDIVLLDVTPLSLGIETLGGVMTRLIERNTTIPTSKAQIFSTAEDSQTAVSIHVLQGERPMAQDNRTLGRFDLVGIPPAPRGIPQIEVKFDIDANGIVHVSAKDRATGKEQSIRIEASSGLSEQEIDRMVKDAERFAADDKRREELIKARNEADQLAYSTEKTLKEAGDKISAEERSRVESAIRKLREAIPRESLQDITSAKDELIAASHKLAEEMYRQAQSQGSPGGAPAGEAPAGGAPGGEGAVDADFEVVDDDKKK
- a CDS encoding nucleotide exchange factor GrpE, which encodes MRKKDIEPEDPVAPGGQPCESVERSGSGEAPPAAGVENGDAEPGPPPGEIPEEEQLRRRIAELEDRLLRTAADFDNYRKRQARQYDELVKTAADRVLSDLLDIVDNFRRALDAAAGEGNMDAYRQGTELIYGQMTELLARYDVTPIEAVGRPFDPNVHEALLRVPSAEHPAGTVAVEVSRGYRRGERVLRYAKVGVSTGAPEAPDEGKEN
- the hrcA gene encoding heat-inducible transcription repressor HrcA; amino-acid sequence: MAFENLTEREKQVLSNLIEHYIRSADPVGSRVIAHKFRMGVSSATIRNTLQDLEELGLVRQPHTSAGRIPTDLGYRVYVDYLLKPEDLTESEKERIKDVIVSHGRGLDDILGQTCRVLSDITNQLGVSIAPRFDRGVLRRIELISLSQGRIMAVVVVESGLARSVIVEVETSIDEASLREVEQVLNERLAGLSLGEIRTTISKRLADHTGSGRLVKLIIDSRDRIWADDPAGAIHLAGVERLLSQPEFSEIDRITRIVRLLEDNRTLKEFLSSAYEEGLFITIGRENKFDEILNCSLVTSSYKVGSIAGTIGIIGPTRMEYGKLVSIVDYTARAITEVLSGMSSKEGESKDA
- a CDS encoding DUF4384 domain-containing protein, with the protein product MTRLTVMALAALALAAPAALSQQQSIVRVDRDDTYDYGYEYGDQAQIDRYLGVEIWPNHHDGEYYEGDRIVLNFRANRDAFVAIYSIDSRGRVNLLFPAGPNEDNFVQGGVTHRLPASQADYDLVVSGPEGVENIQIVASREPFPIPDWYPVSGIMAEGDDRMAYMDYLNDRYFVGYGGQRFAYDRTAIHVNEWEEYYFQPVYYPVYHPWTLAGNVYIDYPFGATVYINGIYWGCTPLYLPRVYVGWHTITVIDHWGYCWESDIHVSRYHTLVLDHHHIRPAPHVKSKYREVVVAGYRDPVKNGYPDYVARTKQIASAKGVRTEEVAVQRPSGERTVEKVAIGPKTHVRGATNLVKTDRGFETAGLVPDWAESSYSRSSKKFTAGSEGRSTKPSDGYQGPGSGYASGKRDVVVGKDGQTESKNQGGAVTQERERTSSEYYQRKSGSDAGRSGFKENAQRREVEVNQGRSKGSSGSRPSYKPSDGGSSKGKGATVAPPSKPSGGSSPSGKSSGGSGTVKSGGGGGKGKGGR